In Mercurialis annua linkage group LG5, ddMerAnnu1.2, whole genome shotgun sequence, a single genomic region encodes these proteins:
- the LOC126683033 gene encoding alpha-galactosidase 1-like, with product MSSSSCCCSFFFSLLILHVASSSINSRKLLLDNGVFLTPPMGWNSWNHFHCQINETVIKETADALVSTGLAKLGYEYVNLDDCWGESKRDPQGNLEANMSTFPLGIKALADYVHSKGLKLGIYGDAGSRTCSGRMPGSLGHEEQDAATFASWGIDYLKYDNCYNDDTKPTIRYKVMSDALKKTGRSIFFSLCEWGDMSPALWGRDIGNSWRTTDDISDSWDSMLKIADMNQVFASYAKPGGWNDPDMLEVGNGRMKYEEYVVHFSIWAVSKAPLLLGCDIRSMTDETMQIISNQEVIAINQDSLGVQAKKVRMEGERDIWAGPLSGNRIVILLVNKKKYKSTMTAHWDDIGISSDHTFVQARDVWEHQTLATPFQEKLTTDVEPHSCKLYVLTPIL from the exons atgagtTCATCTTCATGCTGCTGctcatttttcttttccttaCTCATCCTCCATGTAGCTTCTTCTTCCATTAACAGCAGGAAATTGCTGCTTGACAATGGCGTTTTTCTCACTCCTCCTATGGG GTGGAACAGTTGGAATCACTTTCACTGCCAAATTAATGAAACCGTTATTAAAGAAACTG CTGACGCTTTAGTTTCAACTGGGCTGGCTAAGCTTGGATACGAATATGTGAACTTAGATGATTGTTGGGGTGAATCAAAACGTGACCCGCAA GGGAATCTGGAAGCGAACATGAGTACATTTCCTTTGGGAATTAAAGCTCTGGCAGATTATGTTCATAGCAAGGGTTTAAAGTTGGGAATATATGGAGATGCAGG GTCGAGAACATGTTCGGGAAGGATGCCGGGTTCACTCGGCCATGAAGAACAAGATGCAGCTACATTCGCTTCATGG GGAATTGACTACTTGAAGTATGACAACTGCTATAACGATGATACAAAACCAACGATCAG ATACAAAGTGATGTCCGATGCTCTAAAGAAGACGGGCCGATCCATCTTTTTCTCGCTCTGTGAATG GGGAGACATGAGTCCAGCTCTGTGGGGAAGAGATATTGGAAATAGCTGGAGAACTACTGATGACATTTCTGACTCATGGGACAG TATGCTAAAGATAGCTGACATGAATCAAGTATTCGCTAGTTACGCCAAACCGGGCGGGTGGAACG ATCCAGATATGCTAGAAGTGGGCAATGGAAGAATGAAGTATGAGGAATACGTAGTTCACTTTAGCATTTGGGCCGTCTCTAAG GCACCCCTGCTTTTAGGGTGTGATATTCGGTCCATGACCGATGAAACTATGCAAATTATAAGCAACCAGGAAGTTATTGCCATTAATCAAG ATTCGTTAGGAGTTCAGGCTAAAAAAGTTAGAATGGAAGGAGAACGAGAT ATATGGGCAGGACCTCTATCAGGGAACAGGATAGTAATATTGTTAGTAAACAAAAAGAAGTATAAATCAACAATGACAGCACATTGGGACGACATAGGCATCTCTTCAGACCATACATTTGTTCAAGCAAGAGATGTGTGGGAG